The Zalophus californianus isolate mZalCal1 chromosome X, mZalCal1.pri.v2, whole genome shotgun sequence genome window below encodes:
- the TCEAL7 gene encoding transcription elongation factor A protein-like 7 gives MQKPCKENEGKPKCSVPKREEERPYGEFERQQTEGNFRQRLLQSLEEFKEDIDYRHFKDEEMTREGDEMERCLEEIRGLRKKFRALHSNHRHSRDRPYPI, from the coding sequence ATGCAAAAACCctgcaaagaaaatgaaggaaagccCAAGTGCAGCGTgccaaagagagaggaagaacgCCCCTATGGAGAATTTGAACGCCAGCAAACAGAAGGGAATTTTAGGCAAAGGCTGCTTCAGTCTCTCGAGGAATTTAAAGAGGACATAGACTATAGGcactttaaagatgaagaaatgacaAGGGAGGGAGATGAGATGGAAAGGTGTTTGGAAGAGATAAGGGGTCTGAGAAAGAAATTTAGGGCTCTGCATTCTAACCATAGGCATTCCCGGGACCGTCCTTATCCCATTTAA